A window from Anser cygnoides isolate HZ-2024a breed goose chromosome 1, Taihu_goose_T2T_genome, whole genome shotgun sequence encodes these proteins:
- the CAPZA3 gene encoding F-actin-capping protein subunit alpha-3, with amino-acid sequence MSVKQGEPEKVSLICRLLHQSPPGEFGQVVQDLYALVKDDELVRQEATHAGAHHNKKNFTPVQVNGSTVLLTHYNDLGGNRFFYPQDKFSFEFDHLSGITSKTYLHSVMLDEEELWRGALHKGLNTYVNCYFPAGNCCVFKKSLGKRQMFVSCIEAHEYQPLKHWNSLWKSDWTFALTPIMTRVTGVFLLQLHYFKDANLHGTIRKSVSESLHVIDRNQFVSDFVKFVKTEDDKIHTAILQNIQALSEDMWRKDLRRKLPVTRTFMNWNELLKNYHRKTNVSNKVPA; translated from the coding sequence ATGAGCGTGAAGCAGGGTGAGCCGGAGAAGGTGTCCCTCATTTGCAGACTGCTGCACCAGTCCCCTCCTGGGGAGTTTGGGCAGGTTGTCCAAGACCTCTATGCTCTGGTCAAAGATGATGAGCTGGTGAGGCAGGAGGCTACCCACGCTGGTGCCCATCACAACAAGAAAAACTTCACCCCTGTCCAAGTAAATGGGAGCACTGTGCTATTGACCCACTACAATGATTTAGGGGGAAACCGCTTCTTTTACCCCCAAGACAAATTCTCTTTTGAGTTTGACCATTTGAGTGGAATAACCAGCAAAACCTATTTGCACAGCGTGATGTTAGATGAGGAGGagctgtggagaggagccctcCACAAGGGATTGAACACCTATGTGAACTGCTACTTTCCAGCAGGGAACTGCTGCGTGTTCAAAAAATCCCTGGGCAAAAGGCAGATGTTTGTGTCCTGCATTGAGGCTCATGAGTACCAGCCCTTAAAACACTGGAACAGCCTTTGGAAGTCTGACTGGACTTTTGCCCTGACTCCAATTATGACTCGGGTTACAGGGGTATTTCTTCTCCAGTTACACTACTTCAAAGATGCTAACCTCCATGGTACCATCAGAAAGTCTGTAAGTGAGTCTCTGCATGTGATAGACCGAAATCAGTTTGTCTCAGATTTTGTGAAGTTCGTGAAAACTGAAGATGACAAGATTCATACTGCTATTCTGCAAAACATTCAGGCCTTGTCAGAGGATATGTGGAGGAAAGATCTGCGAAGGAAACTCCCTGTTACTCGTACTTTTATGAACTGGAATGAGCTGTTGAAAAATTATCATCGAAAGACCAATGTCTCCAATAAAGTACCTGCATAA